One genomic window of Solanum stenotomum isolate F172 chromosome 9, ASM1918654v1, whole genome shotgun sequence includes the following:
- the LOC125875839 gene encoding ABC transporter G family member 10-like, with product MEILPVKTSNSDRYKIEARNLSYKLPPKYNEFKWIGKKLANNNKTSTYILRNVSCEAKPGEITAVVGPSGAGKTTLLDILAGNVGPSCVSGHVLVNDQPMKPANFRRISGYVTQDEALFPLLTVEETLMYSARFRLRAGDDKAKDRVKKLLNELGLDHVAGLKVGRESSRTISGGEKRRVAIGVELVHDPAVVLLDEPTSGLDSASAFHVMHLLKSMAKNHGKTIVLTIHQPGFRILELFDKAVLLSNGFVLHNGSLHLLEEKLKSTGHFIPHHVNVLEFAIDITDSLAECLHSGDQSDIEKCETEQESVTVLNKNTNKEVLYSNSPLKEVLILSQRFCRNIFRTKQLFLAKVIQALLVGLILGSIFFNAYNNNTKNLELQSQVGFFAFSLTFLLSSNTEALPIFLEERRILMRETSRGAYRISTYNIANTIVFLPFLFIVALLYAIPVYWLVGLKYEFSAFAYYTLVSWMIFAMGNSFVAACSALVPNFLLGMSFIGCLIGAFFLFSGYFISKESIPIFWLFVHYLSLFKYPFECFLINEYGGESGKLKCIQKVDGVCLMYGEQLLTRYGLEESQKWSNIAIMLSFIFCYRFLCFLILWYRSIRNKC from the coding sequence ATGGAAATTTTACCTGTGAAGACATCAAATTCTGATAGATACAAAATTGAAGCTAGAAATCTTTCCTACAAATTACCTCCTAAATATAATGAGTTTAAATGGATAGGCAAAAAGTTGGctaacaacaacaaaactaGTACTTATATACTAAGGAATGTGAGTTGTGAAGCCAAACCAGGAGAAATTACAGCAGTTGTTGGTCCAAGTGGCGCGGGAAAAACGACGTTGTTGGATATTCTAGCAGGAAATGTTGGTCCATCATGTGTTTCTGGTCATGTTCTTGTTAATGATCAGCCTATGAAGCCTGCAAATTTCAGGAGAATATCAGGCTATGTGACACAAGATGAGGCTTTATTCCCTCTTCTCACTGTTGAAGAGACTTTAATGTATAGTGCGCGATTCAGGCTACGTGCAGGGGATGATAAGGCCAAAGACAGAGTGAAAAAGCTGTTGAATGAGCTTGGTTTGGACCATGTTGCTGGTTTAAAAGTTGGGAGAGAATCAAGCAGGACTATTTCAGGTGGTGAGAAGCGTAGAGTGGCGATTGGAGTTGAATTAGTCCATGATCCTGCTGTTGTTTTGCTCGACGAACCAACTTCAGGTCTTGATTCCGCTTCAGCTTTCCATGTAATGCATCTGCTAAAATCAATGGCTAAGAATCATGGTAAGACAATTGTACTAACCATCCATCAGCCTGGTTTTCGAATTCTTGAACTTTTCGATAAAGCTGTGTTGCTGTCAAATGGCTTTGTCCTTCACAATGGATCTTTGCATCTTCTTGAAGAGAAACTTAAGTCCACAGGACATTTCATTCCTCATCATGTCAATGTTCTTGAATTCGCTATCGATATAACAGATAGCCTTGCAGAATGCCTGCATTCTGGAGATCAAAGTGACATTGAAAAATGTGAAACAGAACAAGAAAGTGTTACTGTGCTTAACAAAAACACCAATAAGGAAGTTCTCTACTCCAATTCTCCACTGAAAGAAGTACTAATTCTGAGCCAAAGATTCTGCAGGAACATCTTCAGGACAAAACAACTTTTCTTGGCTAAGGTGATCCAAGCATTACTTGTGGGGCTAATTCTGGgatcaatatttttcaatgcTTATAACAACAACACCAAGAATTTGGAGCTGCAATCTCAAGTTGGATTCTTTGCTTTTAGTCTCACATTCTTGCTGTCATCCAACACGGAAGCTCTACCGATTTTCTTAGAAGAAAGGCGAATCCTAATGAGGGAAACATCTAGAGGAGCCTACAGAATTTCCACCTACAATATAGCTAACACTATAGTAttccttcctttccttttcatAGTGGCTCTTCTCTATGCTATACCAGTATACTGGCTAGTAGGATTAAAGTACGAATTCAGTGCATTCGCGTACTATACTCTGGTGTCCTGGATGATTTTCGCGATGGGGAATTCATTTGTGGCAGCCTGTTCTGCACTAGTGCCAAATTTCCTCCTTGGAATGTCATTTATCGGTTGCCTAATAGGtgcatttttccttttctcagGGTACTTTATATCGAAGGAGTCAATTCCTATATTCTGGCTATTTGTGCACTATCTGAGTCTGTTTAAGTATCCGTTCGAATGTTTCTTGATTAATGAGTATGGAGGAGAGAGTGGGAAACTGAAATGCATACAGAAAGTTGATGGAGTGTGTCTAATGTATGGTGAACAGTTGTTGACGCGATACGGTCTGGAGGAGTCACAGAAGTGGTCTAACATAGCTATTATGTTGAGTTTCATCTTTTGTTACAggtttttatgttttctaattcTCTGGTATAGATCTATCAGAAACAAATGTTGA